In Micropterus dolomieu isolate WLL.071019.BEF.003 ecotype Adirondacks linkage group LG09, ASM2129224v1, whole genome shotgun sequence, the DNA window TGAttgtttaaagcaacattatgtagtttttatttttatcttaaaataacagctggaAAGTCATTTTGATGGGACACTGACTTGTAACAGGGTGGATGGCGTCTCATTCCCACTGCTGTTACTGAACGATGTAGCATTGAAACCTATCGAGAGAACAGCGTAACGCTTCATGGCACCAACACGACTCTGCAGAGAACTATAAGACGAAGCAACAAGTATATAAAGTACAATGtgagttctttggaagaagtaTTCTCAGTATAGATATCAGGCAGAGGCTGAAGAGGCCGAAGAAGACgtcagaggaagagagagtgacCGATGAGGAGACCGGATGTGAGTAAAAATCAGACGCTTTTACTCgttgagctaaaagagctgaaaggctGCAGGACATCCTCCCAGAAAAAGACAATATGGGTCGTTTGTGCAGCGCGATATTACGACCTATGTTTGCTGTGGtagcgacctctagtggccgtacgACAGAAGCAAAgaaggaagtcaggtgacgtagtattAATAGTCAGAAGGTCCGTttggatatacttgctttttaacaatgcgtagGCGTCGACAGGCGTCGGCGACGCAAGCGGctttgttcacatacttgcctgcgtactttgcgtgtacctgaatccactagggggcagaccaGGACCGGATCCTCCCTCGCAGACACCGGATTATCTTCCTCGACAACctcgtaaacaaaccaaacatggcGACACTCGAGCAGGTTGTGATTTTAGACGTCACAATGATCTCGGTAATTGCGTTTACTGGCGGTTGGCGTGCACAACCTACGCTCCAAAGGAAAGCAGGATAcgcgtggcagccatcttgctATGAACGcatagttaaaagcaagtatatccagggctttaGGAGGTCGGATGGGTCAAAACTTTCACTCAGAGACCAACTTTTGAGTCCCGTGTGAAGCCAAGTAAATGATATGAGTTTTAAGTTGTATAGAGTTACTGACGTCCGTCATGTGACTTACATAAttgacttattttaacccaaatccTAATCTTTTGCTAAAGTATATCCAAACTGACCAAACTGTGACCAAACTGTGaacgtttcacaacatttaccaCGTATTGAATGTCACGTGACGTACGTAAGTAGTTAAGTTGCCTGGTATTGGAAACGCTCGTGTCTTTTCGGGAGGTATGGACCAAcatcatattttgttgtttaggttggaggacagGTTCTTCctgttggactagtcagtaataACTTACTGTCTTGTTGCTCTTGCTTGTTTGCAAAGTGAACCAGCCAGAGGTTTCACATCTGCTACAAGTCtggagttgatgttagcaaacttactagcTAACACACTCGGACAtcggtaacgttactgtaagtgctccAGCGTCGGTTGCTggctagctttgttggctagctccCCAACCAAGCAACTTCATGCTGCTGCAGGTGGAGAGCCGGCGCCAAGCGAGGGGGCAATATAACCGGGATCAGCaggatgtaacgttagctaaaggcagaggagaagagaccGAAGAGGACGCTGAGGGAAAAAGAGCGGGACCGAGCAAGAAGCTGCCGGACGTTGGCGAGagatttgtgaaataaaagtctGCAGGACCAACGGTGAGCTGGCCTTCTTCctgttggactagtcagtaatGTTGCTGCGTCTTGTGATGTCGTGCTTACTTGATTTTTGGCTGTTAGCAACAACTGGCGATGGAATCACAACAAAGGGATGCCAAATCGCGCAAAAAACCCccatcttacataatgttgctttaaaaacaattttaagaaatggaaatgttttatttatataacaatttttttttttaaagtaagcACTCTGGGCCGATGTATTGCTGTTGGACTTTTTAAACTCAACTGTCCTCAAATATCCAGTCCAGTACTAATTGTGCTAATTGTAAAAGCAGCACTAAAACACAACCATTAGCAGAAGTGAAAAGGACTTTAAGGTGGGTCCTGCTTTATTACCCGATCATGTGAATGGTCCGTGTTTCAAATTCTAGTTTTAAGATCTTCACGGTTTTAATTTCAGCTTATATATTCTTAAATGTTTTACCACAGATCAAATCCCAAGCTgtaataaaaagaaacagagtACATACTGCACAGAGTGGGGGAAACAGAGGTTAATCTGGGTTAAACCGTGCTTTTTGGTCTGTTACAGCCCATTACTGATTAACAAGTCTTAGagaacacattttgtttctcattgACAGTATTGCTTATTTTCTCTTTACGGTGTAAAACACTGAAATCCCTGATTTTTGTTGTAGCTACACAAAACTCACTGCAAATGTTTGAAACGTCACATCAGTGAGCTGGAAGGGCATTTATGGGGCTACAACTACATCAGACTGACAATTTATAAGATTGTTTTAACAGAAATGTCGCACAAGAAGACATATTATAAATATCAAAGAAATCATGTAACAGATATTTATTCATCAAGTCCCTAAGAAATTCAGTGCCTTTACGTTTTTGTCGCATTGAAAAAGTTTCCCATTATATAAACGTTGACATCTTTGCTTGGAAAAAAAATTGTCTTTAAATCaaactgtctttttttccaTCTCCCAAAACCCCAAATATATTTCCAAAAAGCTCTTGGGGGAAGATGTTGCCTGGAAAATCATAGGAGAGGCTTCAGGAACAACGTGCAGCATCATTCGAAAAGGTGGAGTGGGAGCGCCCACTGCCTCTTGGCTCTAAATTctgtttaatcaaattaaatgtgAGACATCCGTCACGCAAAGAGACTTTGTGGAATAAAACGGGCAGCAGAAGTGAGGGCGGTCTAGTGCACTGTGGAGGATTAAAGTCGTTAAACCTCCTGGGAAGAACTGTATTGCTGGTTTCAAAATAATCCACACTTGCTGAAGTGTTCACGTGCAACCATCCCTGGATTAGaagatgaaaaacatttaaggAATAGAATTAAAAACTCCCAAATTATGCAAATCCtgtctgggttttttttgtgtgtaagcatGCTGAAAAAACGCTGCTACTTTCATCGAGTAAAGTCAATTATTCAATAAAGATTTGTAAGAAAGAAAATCCTCATCAAGGTGTCTCAGACTCGTCGTCATCCTCAGGTGACGTCGGTGAGGTGGGCATATCGTCCTCATCTGCCGTCGCGGTCGCTGTTGGCAACTGAGCCACCGCCGCTGTTGGCGTCATCTTCTCGTAGGTCCTCCTGCGCTGCCGCCGTAGAGTCTGGCTCTGCAGCTCCTTCACCTCCTGCAGCACCTCCTGTGCCTCCTTCCACGACGACACGGCCTCCTCCAGGAGACGCTCGGCCTCGGCACGCCTGTTCTCCACCTCGAGGTCCTCTTCCGACAGCAGGGACGGAGGCGAGGATGGCGAAGGAGGGGACAGGCGGTGTTTGTCGGGGGTTTTGGGCTGCGAGGACTCATAGGGTCCAGAAAGGCTCGGGGAGTTCTTCTGACTCGGACAGGGCGACTCTTTGCTGCTCCCCACACGAGGGGAGTCGGTTTCACTGCTTCGTGGTGAATCGGATCCTTTAACATGCGAGGAGTCGAATCTGCTGACACATGGAGGGGATTCAGGCGACTTCTGCACAGGAGAGTTGTCCCCCTTGTTGGGACAAGAGGAGCTGGACGATCCCTTGAGTTTTGGTGAACAGACCGCGTCGGAGCTCTTTGTCCGAGGGGAGTCGGTGGCAGCGTGACGAGCTGAATCTTTCAGTCGAGGAGAGTCGTTTGCTTTAGCGGCAGGTGAATGAGACCCTCTGGAGCGAGGCGAGTCGGCCCCTTTGGAGCGATTCCTCTTGGCTTTGGATCGAGGagactctctccctctcagacGAGGAGAGTCTTTGCCCCGGATGCGAGGAGAGTCGCTGCTCCTGCTCCTTGGAGATCCAGACGACCTgctgagaaagacaaaaaaaactcaGTGATGAAATTAGCTGGTTACTTTGCCTCTGCAACTCTTTCAGACCCTCTGGTGTTTCCATCTTTACAAACCAATGATGCACAGACGAGCCTCAGTCAAACTAGCAAGACTTGGCTTTTACCCAAAGCCTTCGCCCTTGGCGAGGTATACAAACGGCCGGATTTCATTGAAATGTTCAGCTATTAAAGGCCTCGGTGACGCTTTAAACTAAGTTTCTGTCAAATTGTCTTTCAGTGCCTACAAAGACCTTTCTGACAGCGGAATCTGGAGCTCAACCACAGATTTAGTACTTTTCAAAACCATGGCCACTTTCCTCAGTGATTTACCAAGTGTGCAAGTATGCAGAGTTTGAACTTCGCTCTCAAATTACTTGTTTGATTCTTCACACAAATACTCCTGTCACACGTGAACAACCAAGCGCAACACCGTGAATGTCTCTGAGGAGAGACTGTCTGTGCTCTGTTAAATGCATTTTGTATGAATCGTCGCATCAAGACAACAAACACGCAGAGATGTTTGAGACAGATCGGGGAGGAGGTGAGATACAGCCAGAAGGAGGCAATGACCACCTGTTCTCATCCTAAcatcgtcacatatggacgcttgttCAAGTTTGCTTTTTAATGTCCTGGTTAcactttaacaacattttttatacaggtaggtcaagttagcaagaataaatatgcaacgtccggtcagactttcaaaataaaataagtggttaacgttgtgaaatgtcGAAATTTGGTTAgctttaggaaaagatcatggtttgggttaagaTAAGTACTCAACTTAAATCACGTGAGTGACTGACCGTAACTTACGTAGCATTACTAAAAAGGAATCAATGttggctttttgtttcacacaggaaacaaacaccagtctcctggATCAAAGTCCGGTAATTTATAGTCAGTGGCGTTAAAGGTTGCCTTAAGTGTCGGTACCCAAAGTGAGGTACTTGATgctctgggaatgagaacgggctgTGACAGCACCCCCACCTTCCATCTTTGTCGGACAAGTCTGACCTAGTTTCTTTGACTCCTACGAGACTTTCATCCCTCTAGGATGAAATCTTAAAGGCAGACGCTTTATCCTTGTTGTGGGGGTGAAAACAAGTATGTTAAGCCAAACAAAGGAATGTCTTGTGAGCAGTTTACTGCCAAAGCCTTTACCATACAGGAGTGTCTGGATCCAACCAGAAACCTGGTGGCCAAGAGGGCTCTGGTGAAACAGGTGGAGGCAATTCCCCATCCTGCTGGTTAAGATGCAACATGTACGATGCACACAAGACTGTTGCTGACCTCTGCTCCACAAGGAAATTAAGGGTTTAAGTCAGGTAGGatggacttttcattttggACACACCCCTTGCTGTCCTCTAGCAGCACCTTTAGCTCAGTTGATATCCCTAAACATCCCCTCCAGTCTTTCACCTGGTGCCTCCAAATACCAACTTTAAGTAATCCATCATTCCTGAAAGTGTCACTAAAACCTGACTAACTGAAACTTTTGTGTCATGGAAAGAAAGACCCTAAAAGTGTGCAGCACACATGAAGACTTTGAGAGGtcttaatattattaaatattattaaaagtaataaaaccGACCTGGAGTGAGGAGAGTCCGAGCCCCTGAGGTGGTGGAGGCGAGGGGAGCCGACGCCTTTCAGGTAGGGTGAGCTGCCTCCtcgttctctctctgctttggCCTTCTGCAGCTCCTGTTTTCACAATACGTTAAATTATAATTCATCCATTTCTGCATTATATTATTTGCTTCTGGTCCCATCATATAGTCAGTCAATTAACAACCAATTGGCTAAACTCAGTGAACTCATGGATCAAGCGGTCGGACCTGCAGTCTCAtctcctccagcagctcctGAGCTCTCTGCATCCGCTGGGCGATTAGGCTCTGCAGCTGGCCGACCGGCTGTACTGAAGCCCCGCCCCCCGCCTCCTCTTCAGTCGGGTAACGCCGCAGAGCGAAGCGCAACTCAGAGCGAATCATCGCCGGTctgaaggaggaagaaggaagaggtAAACCGGGCCCTAACCTCCATTTCCAAAAATTACTTTCCCTTCTTGCTGATCATTTTCCAAATCGTGCATCAGTTTGTAAATACACTTCCTTCCTCTCAGGCAGCTGTCGTTTTCAGTTCATTTCTCTGAAAATCAACACAAATCGTCCATCACATCCAGAATTCTCATTCAGGAACAAGACCCAGAGGTTCCCCAATATCTTTATCTTGTGGACTTACTTGTGGTGATTTATCAGCGAAACTACGTTCCAACCTTTTGGTGGTTACCAAAAACATGAGATGCCGGATACAAGTGGCTGAAATTTGTTTTCTTCGCAGAAAAAGCAGTAAGACAAAACTGGAGAAATGGACGTCTGGGATACCTTGCTTGGTCTGCTGCCACCTCGACCCGGACTTGAATAAGACTTGGaccatggatggatggatggatgatggatagaTAGGTGGATAGATGGgtaagtggatggatggatagatagatgtaCAGATGGGTAGGtcattggatggatggatagatagatgtatggatggatgggtaggtggatggatagatagataatcCATTATAGCATTATATGTCTTTGTTAAAGTGAAACCCTGAATACAGCAGAAGCGCCATTTTCCAGAATAGCCGCTGATCTCTGAAGTCCTTCCTCAAGATGTAAACGTACGTTGATGGAGATGGATTAAGTAGGTTTTTTATACATCGCAATGTGAACATGTTTTGTCAGGAGTTGTGTTGTGATAGTTTGTTTTGGTATCAGGTGTTTGCGTACCTGGAGGAGAGGACTTCATCCATGGAGGCACAGCGACTTCGGCCCTGCATGCTGAACCTCTTCCCGGGCTGTGGTGTTCGAGACTGAGCCTGAAGCACCTGAAAGGTAACACTATGTTCAAGTCTTTTGTTTGTATCAGTGGTTCATTGGCAAGTGGAGGGAAATGTCTGCATAATAACAACCGACTTCTACCAATGTGCCAATGTTTTTTGACTTACTAGTAGTATTATTGATGACACATTCACAAATATTAGTTCTAGTGCCAACATCCCATGAAAAAGCTTACTAAAACAGCACAGTGCCGTGTCTCTGcaccaaaacaaatgaaacaaaaatacagtctatggtaggGTGGGGGTTTGAATTTGCAATATCAGTTACGGTCATTTGGGTTCAGGTCTTAGATTTAGGTTTGTGCAGATCTCTAGTACTACCGCATTTGCTTCTGGCTATGTAGGTCAGTCTCAGCCCTACACTAACTAACTAATGCACTCATGAAATAATCATGTATATTAACAAAATGACTAAATGAGTAATGATCAGTGTAGCAGAAGAAAATCTAGAGTTGAGTTTCCCAACCTGCACCTGCTGGGTCTTGTGGACCTTGCAGGCCTCCAGGTGGGACTGTTTGCCCCAGGACCGCTCACTCCCCCTGGGCAGACTGCTGGTCTTCACCTTGGGCTCCTTGGATGTCACCCGGAGCTTGGACACGTCGGTGCCGGCTCGCTGACGAACTCCGCACCCCCCAGATCCGACAACTGCCGCTTGTCCACACGACCCCCCCTCGTCTGGGAAGCTGTTATCCCAGGATTCCCGGGAGGCGTCATCGTAGTCCGGACAGAAACCATCCTCCTCTGCAACCAGGTCCAGAGTCAGCATGCCATGGGACGAGGTGGACGCCTGGGGTGAGTGGCCATGGACGAGATGATGTCAATAATGTCACGTTTCAAAAAGGTTTTGATTTAGAAAAACTGAAAGATGGAATTagttaaaatgaaagaaagactgCAAGAGAACTCAGTACCACTGCCATCAGGTGTCCTCTGGTCGGCAGCCGGCGGCCATGAGGGATCTTTGCCCGGTCTCTGGTGGGATGAACCAGCGCACTGTCCTCCTCGATGGTCACctggacagagacacagataTCAACTCTAGCGCCTTCTGAAATGTCCGGGAGCCAGTTTTTTTTAGGCAGGTATATgaaatttaacagaaaagactgagtaaggaggtggttggggtggatggagggccagaacctggactttgaaccaggagaccagggttcgtgtcccgtgtgaaacaaaaagtcaacattaaatatttgtattttagttATGCGAGTTATgtaaattgcgtaagttacacaagtgacgtaagttaacttacgtgttaactgacctacgtagttattttaacccaaacctgTTCTTTTCAAACATAGAAGTAACCCTTTCATCAGGTTTTTAACACTTAATTAGTTTCATCAAGGTTTATTCCAACAGGTCACTCTTACCTCGTCTAAGATGCGGTTCTTGGCTTTGATGATGGCCACATTGAGGGCGTTGACCCATGATTCCTTTTCCTCTGGACTCACCGCCAGAAACACAAGGTTGGGAACCTGCAAAGAGACAAaactttactgtgtttgttttatgatACAGATTCTGATGCAGTAGGATTTACCTTTCTAGTCTAAACcaaccagactgaaactaaACTAACAGAGAAATTCAGGCCACCCGTCTGCAAGGCAAAGTTCAAGCAAACTTTCAAAACGCTGTGAAAAACTGTGTTAATATTATGTGAGCGtcaagatgatgatgatatgaaaCCCAGACTCATTTGATCTCGTTGAGATGTAAGTTTTttgtttgaagccatttggtgTCCCTAGTGTAGCTAGCATGCTACGATGTGCAGTTTTCGTAAGTGAAGTTTTTCACTGAATTCTTTGTTTTAATCTATAGAGAAACCCCGTAACGCCAAAGGTAGCGGGAAACATATTACGCCAATCGTGGGGTTCCGC includes these proteins:
- the LOC123976550 gene encoding pleckstrin homology domain-containing family O member 1-A-like, which codes for MKKSNQSRRGVQDSGPQAVQQPEKVGWIRKFCGRGIFRELWRNRYVVLRADHLYISDKEVKDERKAQEVFDLADYERSEELRKAKSRSKKNHSRFTVLRCRQPGNTVPNLVFLAVSPEEKESWVNALNVAIIKAKNRILDEVTIEEDSALVHPTRDRAKIPHGRRLPTRGHLMAVASTSSHGMLTLDLVAEEDGFCPDYDDASRESWDNSFPDEGGSCGQAAVVGSGGCGVRQRAGTDVSKLRVTSKEPKVKTSSLPRGSERSWGKQSHLEACKVHKTQQVQVLQAQSRTPQPGKRFSMQGRSRCASMDEVLSSRPAMIRSELRFALRRYPTEEEAGGGASVQPVGQLQSLIAQRMQRAQELLEEMRLQELQKAKAERERGGSSPYLKGVGSPRLHHLRGSDSPHSSRSSGSPRSRSSDSPRIRGKDSPRLRGRESPRSKAKRNRSKGADSPRSRGSHSPAAKANDSPRLKDSARHAATDSPRTKSSDAVCSPKLKGSSSSSCPNKGDNSPVQKSPESPPCVSRFDSSHVKGSDSPRSSETDSPRVGSSKESPCPSQKNSPSLSGPYESSQPKTPDKHRLSPPSPSSPPSLLSEEDLEVENRRAEAERLLEEAVSSWKEAQEVLQEVKELQSQTLRRQRRRTYEKMTPTAAVAQLPTATATADEDDMPTSPTSPEDDDESETP